Proteins encoded by one window of Pseudomonas sp. LS44:
- a CDS encoding oxaloacetate decarboxylase, whose translation MYRVSPQELRRGFRTLLKFPACYHTASVFDPMSARIAADLGFEMGILGGSVASLQVLAAPDFALISLSEFAEQATRIGRVARLPVIADADHGYGNALNVMRTVVELERAGVAALTIEDTLLPAQFGCKSTDLIPLAEGVGKIRAALEARVDPELVIIARSHAGVQTTEQVIERAVAYQEAGADGICLVGVRDFEHLEEIAAHLHIPLMLVTYGNPKLRDNQRLAELGVRIVVNGHAAYFAAIKATYDCLREQRQLDGSIGLSASELAHKYTEPEDYQAWAREFMDVRE comes from the coding sequence ATGTACAGAGTTTCCCCCCAGGAATTACGCCGCGGTTTTCGTACGCTGCTGAAATTCCCTGCCTGCTATCACACCGCCTCGGTGTTCGACCCCATGTCTGCGCGGATCGCCGCCGACCTCGGTTTTGAAATGGGCATCCTCGGCGGATCGGTGGCCTCGCTGCAGGTGCTGGCCGCGCCAGACTTCGCCTTGATCAGCCTCAGCGAGTTCGCCGAACAGGCCACGCGCATCGGTCGGGTGGCGCGCCTGCCGGTGATCGCCGACGCCGACCACGGCTACGGCAACGCGCTCAACGTGATGCGTACGGTGGTCGAGCTGGAACGTGCCGGTGTGGCGGCGCTGACCATCGAGGACACCCTGCTGCCGGCGCAGTTCGGGTGCAAATCCACCGACCTGATTCCGCTCGCAGAGGGCGTCGGCAAGATCCGCGCAGCATTGGAGGCGCGGGTCGATCCGGAGCTGGTGATCATCGCCCGCAGTCACGCCGGCGTGCAGACCACCGAGCAGGTCATCGAACGCGCCGTGGCCTATCAGGAAGCCGGCGCCGACGGCATCTGCCTGGTCGGGGTGCGCGACTTCGAGCACCTCGAGGAGATCGCCGCGCATTTGCATATCCCGCTGATGCTGGTCACCTACGGCAACCCCAAACTGCGCGACAACCAACGCCTCGCCGAGCTCGGCGTGCGCATCGTGGTCAACGGCCACGCGGCGTACTTCGCGGCGATCAAGGCCACCTACGACTGTCTGCGCGAACAGCGTCAGTTGGATGGCAGCATCGGCCTCAGCGCGTCCGAGTTAGCGCACAAGTACACCGAGCCGGAGGACTATCAGGCCTGGGCGCGCGAGTTCATGGACGTCCGCGAGTAG
- a CDS encoding YqaA family protein, protein MLAFASLFFAAFGAATLLPLQSEAVLVALLLDGRHAAWALLAVATAGNVLGSLVNWLLGRYFEHFHERRWFPLNAEQLAKVQARYRRYGCWSLLLSWLPIIGDPLTVVAGAMREPLWRFILLVTLAKAGRYLALAGFVLGWTTTGAS, encoded by the coding sequence GTGCTGGCATTCGCCTCGCTGTTCTTCGCCGCCTTCGGTGCCGCCACCCTGCTGCCGCTGCAGTCCGAGGCCGTGCTGGTGGCGCTGTTGCTCGACGGTCGGCACGCCGCCTGGGCGCTGCTGGCCGTCGCCACGGCGGGCAACGTGCTCGGCTCGCTGGTCAACTGGCTGCTCGGTCGCTACTTCGAGCACTTTCACGAGCGCCGCTGGTTCCCGCTCAACGCCGAGCAACTGGCCAAGGTCCAGGCGCGCTACCGGCGTTATGGCTGCTGGTCGCTGCTGCTCAGCTGGCTGCCGATCATCGGCGATCCGCTGACCGTGGTGGCCGGGGCGATGCGCGAACCCTTGTGGCGATTCATCCTGCTGGTGACGCTGGCCAAGGCAGGCCGCTACCTGGCGCTGGCGGGCTTCGTACTGGGCTGGACGACCACCGGCGCGAGCTGA
- a CDS encoding YgdI/YgdR family lipoprotein, with translation MSSALLAGCAAETVVTMRDGTQYLINSKPDIKSLDGYYEFEDIAGKKVRVRADEVSTIEEEG, from the coding sequence ATGAGCAGCGCACTGCTCGCCGGCTGCGCCGCGGAAACCGTGGTGACCATGCGTGACGGCACGCAATATCTGATCAACTCCAAGCCGGATATCAAGAGCCTCGATGGCTACTACGAGTTCGAAGATATCGCCGGTAAAAAGGTCCGTGTACGCGCCGACGAGGTGTCGACCATCGAGGAGGAGGGCTAG
- a CDS encoding YqaE/Pmp3 family membrane protein, which translates to MDLVRIIIAILLPPLGVFLQVGFAGAFWLNILLTLLGYIPGIVHAVYIIAKR; encoded by the coding sequence ATGGATCTGGTTCGCATCATCATCGCCATCCTGCTGCCGCCACTGGGCGTGTTCCTGCAAGTCGGCTTCGCCGGCGCTTTCTGGTTGAACATCCTGCTGACGCTGTTGGGCTACATCCCGGGCATCGTCCACGCGGTGTACATCATCGCCAAACGTTAG
- the rarD gene encoding EamA family transporter RarD, with the protein MATANPRRGYLLGLCAYVIWGLFPLYFKAIQQVPAVEIIVHRALWSALFGASLLLVWKHPGWWRELRENPRRFAVLGASGLLIASNWLVYVWAVNNGRMLEASLGYYINPLINVLLGLLLLGERLRRLQWLAVGLAALGVAQQVWQVGSLPWVSLALALTFGFYGLIRKQAPVAALPGLVVETWLLLPLALGWLLWHPTAMSSQAEFWSTPQALWLLAAGPITLVPLVCFNAAARDLPYTTLGFLQYVAPTLVLLLAVFVFDEHFEPSKLAAFICIWLGLLIYSVDAWLTLRRN; encoded by the coding sequence ATGGCCACCGCCAACCCGCGTCGCGGGTATCTCTTGGGCCTTTGCGCCTATGTCATCTGGGGCTTGTTTCCGCTCTATTTCAAAGCGATCCAGCAGGTGCCGGCAGTGGAGATCATCGTCCACCGCGCGCTCTGGTCGGCGCTGTTCGGCGCCTCGCTGCTGCTGGTTTGGAAGCATCCCGGCTGGTGGCGCGAACTGCGCGAGAATCCCCGCCGCTTTGCAGTCTTGGGCGCCAGCGGACTGTTGATCGCCAGCAACTGGCTGGTCTACGTCTGGGCGGTGAACAACGGGCGGATGCTGGAGGCCAGCCTCGGTTACTACATCAATCCACTGATCAACGTGCTGCTCGGTCTGCTGCTGCTCGGCGAACGCCTGCGCCGCCTGCAATGGCTGGCCGTGGGGCTGGCCGCTCTGGGGGTTGCCCAACAGGTCTGGCAGGTCGGCAGCCTGCCCTGGGTGTCGCTGGCACTGGCGCTGACCTTTGGCTTCTACGGGTTGATCCGCAAGCAGGCACCGGTGGCCGCGCTGCCGGGGCTGGTGGTGGAGACTTGGTTGTTGCTGCCCTTGGCGCTTGGCTGGCTGCTCTGGCATCCGACGGCGATGAGCAGCCAAGCGGAGTTCTGGAGCACGCCGCAAGCCCTCTGGCTGCTCGCGGCCGGCCCGATCACCTTGGTGCCATTGGTATGCTTCAACGCCGCAGCGCGCGATTTGCCCTACACCACCCTGGGCTTTCTCCAGTACGTGGCGCCGACCTTGGTCCTGCTGCTGGCGGTATTCGTGTTCGACGAGCACTTCGAACCGAGCAAGCTGGCCGCGTTCATCTGCATCTGGCTCGGCCTGCTGATTTATAGCGTCGACGCCTGGCTGACCTTGCGGCGTAACTGA
- the rhdA gene encoding thiosulfate sulfurtransferase has product MSAFSTLPLVIEPADLASRLAAPELILVDLTSAARYAEGHIPGAHFVDPKRTQLGRPPIPGLLPPQAQLEALFGELGHNADAIYVLYDDEGGGWAGRFLWLLDVIGHPNYHYLNGGLHAWLADGRALDQRVPEPVGGPLPLTLHEAPTATREYLQSRLGAADLAVWDARSPAEYRGEKVLASKGGHVPGAINFEWTAGMDPSRALRIREDIAQVLAGLGITPDKEIITHCQTHHRSGFTYLVAKALGYPRVKGYAGSWGEWGNHPDTPVEQ; this is encoded by the coding sequence ATGTCCGCCTTCTCTACCTTGCCGCTGGTCATCGAACCAGCCGATCTGGCTAGCCGGCTGGCTGCGCCGGAGTTGATCCTGGTCGATCTGACCAGCGCCGCGCGCTACGCCGAAGGGCATATTCCCGGCGCCCACTTCGTCGATCCCAAGCGCACCCAGCTCGGCCGTCCGCCGATTCCCGGGCTGCTGCCGCCGCAGGCGCAACTCGAAGCGTTGTTCGGCGAACTGGGCCATAACGCCGACGCGATCTACGTGCTGTATGACGATGAGGGCGGCGGCTGGGCCGGGCGCTTCCTCTGGCTGCTGGATGTCATCGGCCACCCGAACTACCACTATTTGAATGGCGGCCTGCATGCCTGGTTGGCCGACGGCCGTGCGCTCGATCAACGCGTTCCCGAGCCAGTCGGTGGACCGTTGCCGTTGACCTTGCATGAGGCACCAACCGCCACCCGCGAATACCTGCAGAGCCGTCTGGGCGCGGCGGATCTGGCCGTGTGGGATGCGCGCAGCCCCGCCGAATATCGCGGCGAGAAGGTGTTGGCCAGCAAGGGCGGACACGTTCCCGGCGCGATCAACTTCGAATGGACCGCCGGCATGGATCCAAGCCGCGCGCTGCGCATCCGCGAAGACATCGCGCAAGTGCTGGCCGGCCTGGGCATCACCCCAGACAAAGAAATCATCACCCATTGCCAAACCCATCACCGCTCCGGCTTCACCTATCTGGTGGCCAAGGCGCTCGGCTATCCGCGCGTCAAGGGCTATGCCGGCTCGTGGGGCGAATGGGGCAATCATCCCGACACGCCCGTCGAGCAATAA
- the asd gene encoding archaetidylserine decarboxylase (Phosphatidylserine decarboxylase is synthesized as a single chain precursor. Generation of the pyruvoyl active site from a Ser is coupled to cleavage of a Gly-Ser bond between the larger (beta) and smaller (alpha chains). It is an integral membrane protein.) produces the protein MRMKDRLFILSQYLLPHHLLSRLIGFAAECRAAWFKNRLIDWFARRYEVNMSEAQVEDLHAYEHFNAFFTRALKDGARPLDSRADAVLCPADGAISQLGKIEHGRIFQAKGHGFSAVELLGGDSERAAPFMGGSFATVYLSPKDYHRVHMPLAGTLREMVYVPGRLFSVNQLTAENVPELFARNERVVCLFDTERGPMAVVLVGAMIVASIETVWAGLITPPKRELKTVRYDAAARAPIELAKGAELGRFKLGSTAIVLFGPEQVQWAAELAADSPVRMGQRFGAPHISA, from the coding sequence ATCCGCATGAAAGACCGCTTGTTCATCCTCAGCCAATACCTGCTGCCGCATCACCTGTTGTCGCGCCTGATCGGTTTCGCCGCCGAATGCCGCGCGGCCTGGTTCAAGAACCGCCTGATCGACTGGTTCGCCCGTCGCTACGAAGTAAATATGAGCGAGGCGCAAGTCGAAGACCTGCACGCCTATGAGCACTTCAACGCGTTCTTCACCCGCGCCCTGAAAGACGGCGCCCGCCCGCTCGACTCCAGAGCCGACGCGGTGCTGTGCCCGGCCGATGGCGCCATCAGCCAACTCGGCAAAATCGAGCACGGCCGCATCTTCCAAGCCAAAGGCCATGGTTTCAGCGCGGTCGAACTGCTCGGTGGTGATAGCGAACGCGCTGCACCATTCATGGGTGGCAGCTTCGCTACGGTGTATTTGTCGCCGAAGGACTATCACCGCGTGCACATGCCGCTGGCCGGCACGCTGCGGGAAATGGTCTATGTGCCGGGACGGCTGTTTTCGGTCAACCAGCTGACCGCGGAAAATGTCCCGGAGCTGTTCGCCCGCAACGAACGCGTGGTGTGTCTGTTCGACACCGAGCGCGGTCCGATGGCCGTGGTGCTGGTCGGCGCGATGATCGTCGCCTCGATCGAAACGGTATGGGCGGGGCTGATTACGCCGCCCAAGCGCGAGCTGAAAACCGTTCGCTACGATGCCGCCGCCCGCGCGCCAATCGAGCTGGCCAAAGGCGCAGAACTGGGCCGTTTCAAGCTGGGCTCCACTGCCATCGTGTTGTTTGGTCCGGAGCAAGTGCAATGGGCCGCTGAACTCGCCGCCGACAGTCCGGTCCGGATGGGCCAGCGTTTTGGCGCGCCGCACATTTCGGCGTAA
- a CDS encoding molecular chaperone, giving the protein MEKQSPHLLLRVPTPNKQGLSFCEPNFRDLKRWIAGLPKANLGETARQLYQCLIELNHLITPSDNRLQLLELLRAEVYYVCKHLERHFLNQAIVLDERPRKIANLCQALQNHLAAGYKLIITQEAPRGGRERERERAELLAVALQRATHALCGPLIRASQLYCPVPEGLWLELHQLYQIAVQRKLNTVVVRDKLARHTPGLSVQQTYIVALLLGCARCNQMRQSSIARLAEVLEPWSALVHLQLADEPGSLFVVATQVDGPPRYKSLFQENELHNLLGIDPQALVDAIKEYLLLPEENRAQSRLLMPDTVSLDLLQHLSSAWGDIAERTFQRTPGQGTLTVNIGMSALHYYLAGRMPFNEVLKHPPQSKNAVFQADSKPGAPDIWGTAFDAQQQNDWEKGMPLEEIQYTHPAQSTAELTNISNDDYPTYTLPIVNHSPGGYCLSWPKEVPAQLQAGELLGIQDAPEQSWSIALVRWIRQVRGGGTQMGIELIAPHALPCGLQLLRKAEQNSQFLRALLLPEISAISRPATLITPRLPFQEGNKVLINLNGDERRAVLSRKQAGSGSFNQFEYRVVEQTPSEPTGKPLTAEKGPKDGGEEDFDSLWKSL; this is encoded by the coding sequence ATGGAAAAACAGAGTCCTCATCTACTGTTACGTGTGCCTACTCCCAACAAGCAGGGCTTGTCTTTTTGCGAGCCTAATTTCCGCGATCTGAAGCGCTGGATCGCCGGCTTGCCCAAGGCCAATCTCGGCGAGACCGCGCGCCAGCTTTATCAGTGCCTGATTGAACTCAATCACCTGATTACCCCGAGCGACAATCGCCTGCAGCTGCTCGAGCTGCTGCGCGCCGAGGTCTATTACGTCTGCAAGCATCTGGAACGACATTTCCTCAACCAGGCCATCGTGCTGGATGAGCGCCCGCGCAAGATCGCCAACCTCTGCCAAGCCCTGCAGAACCACCTGGCCGCTGGCTACAAGCTGATCATCACCCAGGAAGCACCGCGCGGCGGGCGTGAGCGTGAACGCGAGCGCGCCGAACTCCTCGCGGTTGCCTTGCAGCGCGCCACCCATGCCCTGTGCGGCCCGCTGATTCGCGCCAGCCAGCTGTATTGCCCAGTCCCGGAAGGGCTCTGGCTCGAACTGCATCAGCTCTATCAGATCGCCGTTCAACGCAAACTGAACACCGTGGTGGTACGCGACAAACTGGCCCGCCACACCCCAGGGCTAAGCGTGCAACAGACGTACATCGTCGCTCTGCTACTGGGCTGCGCGCGCTGCAACCAGATGCGCCAAAGCAGCATCGCCCGCCTGGCCGAAGTGCTGGAACCTTGGAGCGCCTTGGTGCACCTGCAACTGGCCGACGAGCCAGGCAGCCTGTTCGTGGTCGCCACCCAGGTCGATGGTCCACCGCGCTACAAATCGTTGTTCCAGGAAAACGAGCTGCACAACCTGCTCGGTATCGATCCGCAAGCGCTGGTCGATGCGATCAAGGAATACTTGCTGCTGCCCGAGGAAAATCGCGCGCAGTCGCGTTTGTTGATGCCGGATACCGTCAGCCTCGACCTGCTGCAGCACCTCAGCTCCGCGTGGGGTGACATCGCCGAGCGAACCTTCCAGCGCACCCCGGGCCAGGGCACTCTGACCGTCAACATCGGCATGAGCGCCTTGCACTATTACCTGGCAGGGCGCATGCCATTCAACGAAGTGCTCAAGCATCCGCCGCAGAGCAAAAACGCCGTCTTCCAGGCCGATAGCAAACCAGGCGCTCCCGATATATGGGGAACCGCGTTCGACGCCCAGCAACAAAATGACTGGGAAAAGGGCATGCCGCTCGAGGAAATCCAGTACACGCATCCGGCCCAAAGCACAGCCGAACTGACCAATATCAGCAACGACGACTATCCGACCTATACCTTGCCAATCGTCAATCACAGTCCCGGCGGTTATTGCCTGAGCTGGCCCAAGGAAGTTCCCGCCCAGCTGCAAGCTGGCGAGCTACTGGGCATACAGGACGCACCGGAACAAAGCTGGAGTATTGCCTTGGTGCGCTGGATTCGTCAGGTGCGCGGCGGCGGCACGCAGATGGGGATCGAATTGATCGCCCCGCACGCCCTGCCATGCGGACTGCAACTGCTGCGCAAGGCCGAACAGAACAGCCAGTTCCTGCGCGCACTGCTGCTGCCGGAAATCAGCGCGATTTCCCGCCCGGCAACGCTCATCACCCCGCGCCTGCCCTTCCAGGAAGGCAACAAGGTGCTGATCAACCTCAACGGCGATGAACGCCGCGCCGTACTGAGTCGCAAACAAGCCGGCAGCGGCAGCTTCAATCAGTTCGAATATCGCGTCGTGGAACAGACGCCCAGCGAGCCAACCGGGAAACCGCTCACAGCCGAGAAAGGCCCTAAAGACGGCGGCGAGGAAGATTTTGACTCACTTTGGAAGTCACTATAG
- a CDS encoding EAL domain-containing protein, translating to MAIEKKTIRLLILEDSQNEAERLVSLFRNAGRATRVHRLTSSDDLAEALQQSWDLLIAAPSSENLEPSEAITAIRRQAKDIPVIQLLVGNDSDDVTEALTLGAQDALPQGEDERLILVANRELANLEERRARRTAEVALREAEKRCQLLLDSSVDSITYVHDGMHVYANRSYLQLFGYEDADELEGMPMIDLIASADQGRFKDFLKNYQSSEGGAELACSGMKASGQDFQARMGFSQATYDGEPCIQVVIRGESGNAELEEKLREISSQDLVTGLFNRTHFIELLDAAAQRAVSNSEPANLAYVRVDRYPALLAEVGLAGIDLLLTDLANLLRQHFPRDAQLARFGDGVFAVLQPGQTPEQSQDSLHSLLKKIESHLFDVSGRTVQTTLSIGSAGLNETTAKAQEVINRAHRCADELSEGNGLNVYCPASELAAAANRGNVLAMLQQALDNNQFRLLFQPIISLRGDNNEHYEVLLRLLNPQGKEVPPSEFLSAALDAGLAEKIDRWVILNSIKLLADHRAKGHNTCLFVHLSSASLQDQTLLPWLSVALKAARLPSDALAFQINEPDAIAYLKQTKALTQGLAELHCKVTLCQFGCALNPFNTLKYMNVDYVKIDGSYSQDLSTAESQEALKTLLASLHAQAKLTIVPFVESASVLATLWQAGVNYIQGYYLQGPSQSMDYDFSAGDE from the coding sequence ATGGCCATCGAAAAAAAAACTATTCGGCTACTGATTCTGGAAGACTCGCAGAACGAGGCCGAGCGCCTTGTTAGCCTGTTCCGCAACGCCGGCCGCGCCACGCGGGTCCATCGCCTGACCTCCAGCGACGACCTGGCGGAGGCCCTGCAACAAAGCTGGGACTTGCTGATCGCCGCACCGAGCAGCGAAAACCTCGAGCCCAGCGAAGCCATCACCGCGATCCGCCGCCAGGCCAAGGACATCCCGGTGATTCAACTGCTCGTCGGCAACGATTCCGACGATGTCACCGAAGCCCTGACTCTCGGCGCCCAGGATGCCTTGCCCCAAGGCGAAGACGAACGCCTGATCCTGGTCGCCAACCGCGAACTGGCCAACCTCGAAGAGCGTCGTGCCCGCCGCACGGCCGAAGTGGCTCTACGCGAAGCAGAAAAACGCTGTCAGCTATTGCTCGACAGCTCGGTGGACTCCATCACCTATGTGCACGATGGCATGCACGTCTATGCCAACCGCTCTTACCTGCAGCTATTCGGCTATGAAGATGCCGACGAGCTGGAAGGCATGCCAATGATCGATCTGATCGCCAGCGCCGACCAGGGCCGATTCAAGGACTTCCTGAAGAACTACCAAAGCAGCGAAGGTGGCGCAGAGCTGGCCTGTAGCGGTATGAAAGCCAGCGGCCAGGACTTCCAGGCCCGCATGGGGTTTTCCCAGGCGACCTACGATGGCGAGCCCTGCATTCAGGTGGTGATTCGCGGCGAAAGCGGCAATGCCGAACTGGAAGAGAAACTGCGGGAAATCAGCAGCCAGGATCTGGTCACCGGCCTATTCAATCGCACCCACTTCATCGAGCTGCTGGATGCGGCCGCGCAGCGCGCCGTGAGCAATAGCGAGCCGGCCAACCTGGCCTACGTACGCGTCGACCGCTATCCCGCCTTGTTGGCGGAGGTCGGCTTGGCCGGGATCGATTTGCTACTTACCGACCTGGCCAACCTGTTGCGCCAGCACTTCCCGCGCGACGCGCAACTGGCGCGCTTCGGCGACGGCGTGTTCGCCGTACTGCAGCCCGGACAAACGCCGGAGCAGAGCCAGGATAGCCTGCACAGCCTGCTGAAAAAGATCGAAAGTCATCTGTTCGACGTCAGCGGCCGCACCGTCCAAACCACGCTATCGATCGGCAGCGCCGGGCTCAACGAAACGACCGCCAAAGCCCAGGAAGTGATCAATCGCGCACACCGCTGCGCGGACGAATTGAGCGAGGGCAACGGCCTCAACGTCTATTGCCCGGCCAGCGAGCTGGCTGCCGCCGCCAATCGCGGCAACGTTCTGGCGATGCTTCAGCAGGCCTTGGATAACAACCAGTTCCGCCTGCTGTTCCAGCCGATTATCAGCCTGCGTGGCGATAACAACGAGCACTACGAAGTGCTGCTGCGCCTGCTCAATCCGCAAGGCAAGGAAGTACCGCCCAGCGAATTCCTCAGCGCGGCCTTGGACGCCGGGCTGGCCGAGAAAATCGACCGCTGGGTGATCCTCAACTCGATCAAGCTGCTCGCCGACCACCGCGCCAAGGGTCACAACACCTGCCTGTTCGTGCATCTGTCCAGCGCCAGCCTGCAGGATCAAACCTTGCTGCCTTGGCTCAGCGTGGCCCTCAAGGCCGCGCGGCTACCCTCCGACGCCTTGGCCTTCCAGATCAACGAACCGGATGCGATTGCCTATCTGAAACAAACCAAGGCGCTGACCCAGGGCCTGGCCGAACTGCATTGCAAGGTCACCCTGTGCCAATTCGGCTGCGCGCTCAACCCGTTCAACACGCTCAAATACATGAACGTCGATTACGTCAAAATCGACGGCTCCTACTCGCAAGACCTGTCCACCGCCGAGAGCCAGGAAGCGCTAAAAACCTTGCTGGCCAGCCTCCACGCGCAAGCCAAGCTGACCATCGTGCCGTTCGTGGAGAGCGCTAGCGTGCTGGCCACACTCTGGCAGGCCGGGGTCAATTACATCCAGGGCTATTACTTGCAGGGTCCCAGCCAGTCGATGGACTACGACTTCTCAGCCGGCGACGAATAG
- the serB gene encoding phosphoserine phosphatase SerB, whose product MREIVLINITGEDRPGLTAAITGVLAQGGVNILDIGQAVIHDTLSFGILVEIPDTEQASSVLKDVLFTAYKLDQQVRFTPVSESDYQQWVGGQGKQRHIVTLLTRKVTAEQLQRVSAITAQYGLNIDQIDRLSGRMPLDCPAEQSQGCIEFSVRGESADPAALRAEFLSVAQELNVDIAFQQDTVFRRNRRLAVFDMDSTLIEAEVIDELAKVAGVGELVADITERAMRGELDFRASFKERLALLKGLPESELAAIGASLRLTEGAERLFAELKRLGYKTAILSGGFSYFANQLQAKLGIDYVFANELQIADGQLTGVAIEPIVDAQRKADLLRELAQKEGLQLEQTIAVGDGANDLPMLGLAGLGVAFRAKPLVKQSAKQAISTLGLDGILYLLGYRDRDGQD is encoded by the coding sequence TTGCGCGAAATCGTCCTGATCAATATCACCGGCGAAGACCGCCCCGGGTTGACCGCTGCCATCACCGGGGTACTCGCCCAGGGTGGCGTGAATATTCTCGACATCGGCCAGGCCGTGATTCACGACACTTTGTCGTTTGGCATTCTGGTGGAGATTCCGGATACCGAGCAGGCCTCGTCGGTTCTCAAGGATGTGCTGTTCACCGCCTACAAACTCGACCAGCAGGTGCGCTTCACCCCGGTATCGGAAAGCGATTATCAGCAATGGGTCGGCGGGCAGGGCAAGCAACGGCACATCGTTACGTTGCTGACTCGCAAGGTGACCGCCGAGCAGTTGCAGCGGGTTAGTGCGATCACCGCCCAGTACGGGTTGAACATCGATCAGATCGATCGCCTGTCCGGGCGCATGCCGCTGGATTGCCCTGCCGAGCAAAGCCAGGGGTGCATCGAGTTTTCCGTGCGCGGCGAGTCGGCCGATCCGGCCGCGCTGCGCGCCGAGTTCCTCAGCGTGGCGCAGGAGCTGAATGTCGATATTGCCTTTCAGCAGGACACGGTGTTTCGCCGTAACCGCCGCTTGGCGGTGTTCGACATGGATTCGACGCTGATCGAGGCCGAAGTCATCGACGAGTTGGCCAAGGTCGCCGGTGTCGGTGAGCTGGTTGCCGATATCACCGAACGGGCGATGCGCGGCGAGCTGGATTTTCGCGCCAGCTTCAAAGAACGCCTGGCCTTGCTCAAGGGCTTGCCGGAGAGCGAGTTGGCCGCCATCGGTGCATCGTTGCGTTTGACCGAGGGCGCTGAGCGACTGTTTGCCGAGCTCAAGCGGCTGGGCTACAAGACCGCGATTCTCTCCGGTGGCTTCAGCTATTTCGCCAACCAGTTGCAGGCCAAGCTGGGTATCGACTACGTCTTCGCCAATGAATTGCAGATCGCCGATGGCCAGCTGACCGGTGTGGCCATCGAGCCGATCGTCGACGCGCAACGCAAGGCCGATCTGCTGCGCGAGTTGGCGCAGAAGGAAGGTCTGCAGCTGGAGCAGACCATTGCTGTCGGCGATGGCGCCAACGATCTGCCCATGCTTGGGCTTGCCGGCTTGGGCGTGGCCTTTCGCGCCAAGCCGCTGGTCAAGCAGTCGGCCAAGCAGGCGATCTCCACGCTCGGGCTGGACGGAATTCTGTATCTGCTCGGCTACCGCGATCGCGACGGCCAGGATTGA